The DNA sequence TTTGGGATGTATGGAAGTTGACTGCATCTTCTCTTACCTGAGTTATCATCCATACAATCACTGGAAGCTTATCTTGCCCTTGATACTTGGTATTGTCCCTCAATGATGGCAACACAGCAATAAGAACATCAGGCTTCCGACGCAATACCATTGCCAAAACAGCAAATATTGCAACCTGAAGGTCATGTAAATTCAATGTCAATGTGCATATGATAGATTGGGGAGAAAAGAGAACATGTTGGCATTTGGAAAGCCACACATAAATAGAAAGTTCGAACATAATAATctttaaaaacataaataaataatctgTCAAGTAAAAGAAACAGGGCAAaataaaatcaagaaaaatgaTGATGCCAGAGCAAAGAAATCAGAACTGCAATGTACAAAGCAacattttaattcaaatttaacatATGGTAGATTCAGATGGAAGTATTCGTTATCATTTTCACCTTCATTTTCAAATGCTTTCAAAATCTAGAACAGAAATCATATCCACTGGATAGTTTAAAAGGCACAAGATAGCTTATTTTTCCAACTCTTGGAACGTGGAAATATGTGAATGGCAACTGAAGAACATGGTCATTTGACATCCTAGGCCCCTACACTATCGAATGCCCCTTAAACCGCAGGCCAACAAGATAATTATAAATCGTGTCCATATTAGAACCACGAAATCTAAATCTCTTTATAacaacccccccccccccccttttctctctcttttgtttAACATCCTGAAAAAATGTACAAATGCATGTTGATGTTTGTACTTGCATATGCCAAGGTCAAAGAAGATCCCCATAGAAAATTGAGACATCATAcataaaaatgaaattaaaattcagCAATATTGAGCCCTATCCACTGGCCTCTCGAAAGGATATACAAATCCAAGCCACTTAAAAACTTAGAAAAGAGGTTATCATATGAAATCTGCTAACTTACCGCAAATAATAGAAAACATCAAACGGCACATAGGTACATACGTAAGAAAGTCACCCTCACCCTCAGACACAAATCAAGCACTCATATTGCAACgggctatagaaagcaagatttggCTTCCTAAAAGGAAGgtttcttttgttaattaataatgCTTAGGGGCAAGATTGTTCACTTGAACTCACACGTTTGCCAGGAGAAATATTCGGTATATTTGTTTGAGCTTTAGCTTTGTTTCTGTTTGGTGGGTGGCTTTCTTATTAGTTTTGGATTCAATATGATCCTTCTCTATCCATCCTAATATTCTAACGGAGGTAACTTCTGTTTTTCCCAAAAAAACCCacaaagggggggggggggggggggggggattcAGCATTGCATGACAAAGAAGCCTATTTGGCATGAATTACCTGAGATTTTGATGACACTTGTTGCACAGCCTTTTTGGAACCCTTGGCGACCGTCTGTTGGCTAGCTAAGTCAGCAAGAATGCTGTCTAAAGCCCAAAGCACAAAGGAACTAAGTGCTTCAGGGGAACGTTGGTTGATCCAATCTGCCGATGTCTTGTAAACAGCATCAGGTATGTGAGAAAATGGAACCTGAAAAAAAGGCATAGCTATTAATGAGTGGCACGTGAAGAAATAAGAAAGTAGAATCACTATTCTGATGAACAACATAAGATAGAATATGAACTGTTAGACTagcaaaaattattaaataaatgcTCTCACAGTCTATCTGCATGTTAAGTTGCAAAATTATGCAAACATATTTGCCAGAAAGAAAAAGATACATCAATGATCAATGCTTCAAACACTCGGGCACACAGCATCACAGTTGTGTAATGACACATACAATTTAGAATCAGCAAGAGTCACATCAAGAATGATATTTCATCCCCAGAATAAGAAACAACAATGCAAAACTCACATCAACAATCTTAGCCACTGGTGACTCCCTGAACAACTTCACCCATGGAAACTGGGAAGCGTTAACAGCAGAAAAAGCACGTCCGAAATAATCTGCAAACCGCATCATTTGTATATCCTGCTGCTTCTCGTACGATGACTGTTTCAACAATAACACCATAAAACAAAGTCAAATCAAACCCAACCCAAATGCATGTGCTACCAGATCTAACAGATCAAACTCTAACACGAATCATTAACATGCAACATTCAATTGGCACAAAGCGTAAGGGATTCAAATTGGCGTACCGATATATCAACAAGAAAAGCTCCCAGATCAGCTGCGTCGATCTTCGAGGCGGCCTCCGACACCGTCACCTTCGGCTTCTTCGGCTTCTTCTGCTTCACCTTCTTCGCCTCCTCTGCTTTCCCGTTCTCTGCGTGACGATCCGTCTCGTCATCATCGTCGGAATCGTAATCGTTGTAATCACGAGTCCGCTGCTTCGATCTGACAGGAGCATCGTCGAATCCTTCTTCGGCCACCCTCCGCGCCTCAAGAATTCTCCGGCGTCGGTCCTCCGACTGAAGCTCCAGTGACCTGAAAACGCCATCGGAGCCGGAGAGCATGCCGTTGGAAGCGAGCTTATTGGAATTGGCGCGCGAATCGTTAGCGGCATCGGCCTTGTTCGGCTTCTTCTTCTGTCGCTTGGCGTAGGTGACCTTCTGCCAGCCATGGTCGGCGCCGTGAGAGGCAGCGGAGGAGACACCGTTGGATTCGGCGGCAGCGGATTCGAACGCAGATGCGTGCTTATCCTCCATTGTTATTGCTGCTGCGAAGGGGGAAAACGGATATTGTGTGTCTGAGTCTATATCAGTTTCTCGGGCGAGATGAGAAAATCCGAAGGTGAGGAACGAGAAAGTGATGGAAAGAGAGAAAGTGAAAGGAAAATTGAAGAAGGTTGAAAAGGAAGGATTTGTTGCAGGTGTTGACTTTCTGAAATTGACCTCGTTCTCTCCACGGAATTACCGCTATGCCATGTGGTAGTTGTGTTAAAACGGGCACGTGTTCTATCGAATGGCATCCCAACACGTGTATATTTATATCCTGAGTACTTATTCAAAAACAACATTTGTAACCATCTTATCATAAAAGATTAgcttcttgtttttttttaaaaacagttttaaaaaaacacatacacacaaaatatttaaaaaatatatttttgtttaaattaaaaaatataatcagAACCAAACaaacatttaaaataaatatatgatataaaaattaaaaatactgacatttttatttataaaatatatattttttatcatgttaaaataatatagaacAAATCACctcaataaattaaaatattgtaaatattacatatattatataaagtaaaaaattttataaaataatactcataataaatacaataaagagtacattcaataataaattaaaaaataattattataaatattttttataaattattaaataattttattataaattataaataattatttataattctaTTAATCTTTTAgcatttttatgaaaaataggttaaatttttttatcaatattagttaatattttgagttaataacttattttatactattaaaatctaagatttagaatttagtctttaatatttaaaatttataaaatatttaccaaaaatattatattttattaatcagtTAGCATTGAATTTATTGACTGTGATATTATCTAAATCATtgattgatttttatataaaaatattcttattcTATTCGTTAtttaattttggtaaaaatatcaattaattttgaatttagTTATTATGTGTTCTAATTTTTAAGGACACATgccaaaattatttttttttttactaaatataAGAAGACTCAAACTCTAAACATATGATAAGTACAACAAAACTATgtcatttttattataattcatTGACATACATACTAAAattgttattaataaaaatttttaattttttattttaataaatactcaacaaatcattaaaaattGCACTTTATCAAAACAACTTTTctagttaaaattttttattttactaaatttaacttatttagtatttattaattataataataattaataaaggttaaaataaaataaatttaaactattttaactgattttctttatctttcaaatattattattataaaataaaaagtacattataaaaataattatataatgtaTACACAAAATCATATAAATTATATGTGTGTTATTTATGAAAAATACATTGCTAAGATTAGTTAATAATTCATtacttatattttatttactaaaaaagtaaaaatatattttgattaaattaattaataaataattatttataatttataatgagatttttaataatttatggaaaataattataattattatttttttatttactattGAATGTACTCTTTATTAGTTTATTGTATTCATTAGGAATATTATTAAATGTATTCTTTATTATACTCTTTATATACTTTGCACCATAATAAATCGAATTAACATACatctatttatatattttggtGAATACatagtgttcataccctggcccaatgttaagggctcaggtccaactaaaaggcccaatccaatagattaagcctttCTAAGCGCCGACCTTCACCCAAGAAGTCGGTGTTCACTACGACTTGCTCTGAAGAAGTCGgacatgagattagctggcagataagcactcattcaaatgagtaaccgcccctaaaatctctctaaccgcttcataaagccatatcttaacctccctaagataatgggacggttaacatcctaaagatacggcactactccaacggtggttattggctcaccactataagtacactgacactcctcaggtatctctaagcccaatactctctagacctgctcgcacccttgctaacttaggcatcggagtgtctttgcaggtaccaccccccattcacttgtgagcacaagtcggacggagtcTCCCGAGTTGCATACCCAGACGGAAACTTCTTCCTTCACACATTTGGGCTAGTCAACGCCATCCGTCCAATccatctccggttacccaccgtaacattggcgccgttgccggggacccgagagatcatccattgatggcggatagatcccacgaagaagtcCATGCGGAAACAGATTCCGAAGAAGAGAATCTGGACGCGGGTAATAACAATGCGGACTTGACCCTCCACCAAGAAATTAACGATCAGCAAAGAGAGGGCACCTCCGGGGTAAAAAACCCGAAGGCAAACCCCTCAGACGAGCGAGAATTAGAAAAAGGCGGACCATCCCACATAACTGAGCTAATGGGGTTAGTCCACAGCCGTC is a window from the Arachis stenosperma cultivar V10309 chromosome 3, arast.V10309.gnm1.PFL2, whole genome shotgun sequence genome containing:
- the LOC130968228 gene encoding uncharacterized protein LOC130968228 → MEDKHASAFESAAAESNGVSSAASHGADHGWQKVTYAKRQKKKPNKADAANDSRANSNKLASNGMLSGSDGVFRSLELQSEDRRRRILEARRVAEEGFDDAPVRSKQRTRDYNDYDSDDDDETDRHAENGKAEEAKKVKQKKPKKPKVTVSEAASKIDAADLGAFLVDISSSYEKQQDIQMMRFADYFGRAFSAVNASQFPWVKLFRESPVAKIVDVPFSHIPDAVYKTSADWINQRSPEALSSFVLWALDSILADLASQQTVAKGSKKAVQQVSSKSQVAIFAVLAMVLRRKPDVLIAVLPSLRDNTKYQGQDKLPVIVWMITQASVGDLSVGLFAWSRNLLPIVTSKSGNPQSRDLVLQLVEKILSTPKARPVLVNGAVRKGERLIPPPAFEILLRVTFPTSSARVKATERFEVIYPTLKEVALGGSPGSKSMKQVGQQMFNFAIKAAGENNPELSKEAAGICIWCFSQSAECYKQWERVYQDNIEASVAVLKKLSDDWKEQSAKLSPYEALRDTLKGFKIKNEQVLTTGTDSRQALFKDADKYCKIILGRVTRSHGCTACLTVTVIALAVGFVFLSPNLESWDVQKLSAVFNPQH